The DNA sequence AACGACCGGCCGGGCGACTCCTGGCGCAACCGGTACAAGGGGCTCGCGCTGCACGACCCCGTCTGGTACGACCACCTCCCGTATATCAAGTTCCCCGACAACTGGCCGGTGTTCTCACCGAAGGACAAGCTCGGCGATTGGCTGGAAATGTACACGCAGGTGATGGAGCTGAACTACTGGTCGAAGACCGAGGCCACCAGTGCACAGTACGACGAGGAGACGGGCACCTGGGAGGTCGAGGTCAACCGCGACGGTGAGGAGCTCGTGCTGCGCCCACAAGAGCTCGTGATGGCGACGGGCATGAGCGGCAAGCCCAACGTACCCGACCTCTCCGGTGAGGAGCGCTTCAGCGGCGAGGTACACCACTCATCCGAGCACCCCGGCCCCGACGAGGAGTATGAGGGCAAGTCCGTGGTAGTGGTGGGCTCGAACAACTCAGCCCACGACATCTGTGAGGGGCTCTGGGAGGTCGGCGCGGATGTGACGATGGTGCAGCGGTCATCGACGCACGTCGTCAAGACGGACTCAGTGCTGGAGCACGCACTCGGTGATCTGTACTCCGAGCAGGCCGTCGAGAACGGCATCAACACCCACCGGGCGGACATGATCTTCGCATCCGTCCCGTACCGCATCATGCATGAGTTCGAAAAACCCAAGTATGACACGATCAGGGAGATCGACGCCGACTTTTACGAGGCGCTAGAGGACGCCGGATTCATGATCGACTTTGGTCCCGACGACTCGGGGCTGTTCATGAAGTACCTCCGCCGTGGCTCGGGCTACTACATCGACACCGGCGCCAGTCAGCTCATTATCGACGGTGAGGTCGCGGTGGCCCGTGGGCAGGTGACCGAGTTCACCGAGGATGCGATCCTGCTGGAGGATGGCACCGAACTCCCCGCCGACCTTGTCGTGTACGCCACGGGGTACGGCTCGATGAACGGCTGGGTGGCCGGTCTGATGGATGAGGAGACGGCGCGGCAGGCGGGGAAGGTCTGGGGGCTCGGCTCAGACACGCCCAAAGACCCCGGACCGTGGGAGGGCGAGCAGCGCAACATGTGGAAGCCGACGCAGGTGGAACAACTGTGGTTCCACGGTGGCAACCTGCACCAGTCACGCCACTACTCGCTGTATCTGGCGCTGCAGCTGAAGGCACGTTATGAGGAGATCCCCACGCCGGTGTACGGCAGGCAGGAAGTCCACCACGAGGGGATCTAGCGGCCGCTCTCCCAAGGATTGTCGCCTGACAGGCGATACCCCTTCGGAGATCGGATGGCTGGTCGGCATCACCTCAAGTGGTGCTCGCCGTCCGCACTCACCGGCCGAACTGCGCCGCAGGTGGTGTGTCCATCGCAAGCACGTGCGCCCCGACCAGATTCATTTCCACCTCGAGGCGGGCCGCCAGTGAGATCAGCTCCTCACGGGCGGCCCAGCTCACACACGCATCGGCACCGATCCGTTCGTTCGAGCGCTCGCCTTAGCCCCGCTCGTCGAGTTCGGCAGCGACCCCGAACTCGAACGTGTTCGTCGCGAACTAGACCGCGCCGAGAAACTGGAGGCGGCGGAATGACCGCCTCAATCACCGTCGGCGGTCTCATCGACGAACCGTCGCGCCGTGTCGATTACTTTGGGATCACCCCAAGGGCCTCGACGAGCGGTTCCATCTCACCGAGCTGGCCACGGCGAATACCGTGATCAACCACAACGTGATCGAGGATATCTCCAGCGCCGAGACGATCCTGTCGGAAGCCGTTAAGATCGACGGAGACGGGAGTGGCCTGACGTTCCAGGCGAACAAGTTCCTCGTCGCGGTCGGTCTCAATAATAAAAACGGTACTGATGACGGGAGTCGAGACCTATCCAGTGATCGACGCAAAAAACAACTGGTGGGGAAGTGTGGACGGTCCTGAGGAAGCAACGTTCAATCAGGACGCTGATGAGGACGGTCGTAGAGATGTTATTGGGAATGCCACGGTCAAGCCGTTCCTCCGCAATCCTCCAGGTAAGGAGAGGCAGGGCAAGGGCAACGGAAAAACAGTGCTAGCAGGGTAGGCGACATCGCGCAGCGATTGCGTCGAGTATCTACCCCTTTTGACGACCGCTGACTACGACTGGCCGCGATCGTCGCCGTCTCGTCCCTGGTTGCCAGACCCGGAGCCGAGTTCCTTGAGGACGTAGAGGCCGCCGTTTCGGTCGGAGGCGTATATCCAGGGTGCGTTGGGCACTTTGTAGATGCCCCAGACGTCCTGGATACCACCGTTCTCCGTCTCGAACTCCGGTCCCGTCTCGTTGTACCGCGCAACTTCGACCGGGTTGTACGGATCGCTGATGTCGAGGACCAAGACGCCGTTCGAGTACCAGGAGACGTACACCTTGTCACCCTCGACGATGACGTTGTGAACCGAGTAGGTACCACGTTCGTCACAGCTTTCGTCGCCGGGGTTGGCGCTGCATACCGTATCGAACTGGCTGGCGAGCACCGGGTTCGCCTCGTTGGCGTAGTCCCAGATGCGGATGTTGCCCCAGCGACCGAAGCCGGAGACAATCTCGAGACCCACACCGGACGCACCGACCACGAGTTCGCTGTCGTCGGCGACGCCGAAGATGGCGAGGCCGGTCGAGTGGCCGACGAACACGCCGGGAAGGTTGACCGGGTCGCCTCCCATCGTCACAAGGCCATCACCGCGTGCCTCGTCGTTGAAGACAACGGCGCCGTCGTATCCGGCCGCCTCCGCGTTGTCAATCTTTTCGGTGAACGCGCAGACGCCACGCTGGATGACTGCGATGTGCGTTCCGTTCGTGGTGGGTGCTGGCGGAATCGGATCGCCGTTACATGCCAGACCCACGTACGTGGTAGTTCCGCTCAGTACGCCGCCGGGACGGTTAGCGATCGGTGACGTAATCGCTCCTTCCGCTGCGGGGTACTCGCCGGCGTTGGGGCCCTCAGCAATCTCGAACGTAAGCGAGTACGGGTCGAAGTCCTCCTCGGTCTCGACCACGACGCTTCCGTCGGCTGTTGGCCACGCCTGGTGACTGTTGACCTCGCCGTCGCCCGCGCTCGGGTCGATGGCCTGCGAGACGAATTGCGGATTCGTCGGGTCGCTGATGTCAAGGAGGACCAGTCCGGCGTCCCAGTTGGCGAGGTACGCGTGGGTTCCGTCATCGCTGATGGTGATGTCGTGCAGGAAGCGGTTTTGGGAGGAACCGAAGCCGTCGAACAGGTAGGCGTCCGCCTGAAGGATCTGACCAAAGTCGGTAGTGGTGAACCAGTTTATACTGGAGTCGAACAGGCTCTCTGCCCCCCACGCGCCTACGAGAGTCGGATTCGTCGGGTCGGTGATGTCGAAGATTTGGAAGTTGCCCAACTCGCTTTCGACCACGGCGGCGACGTAGTCCTTCGAACCCTGGGTGAAGAGCCACGTATTGTGGACACCGAAGTCGACGAAGCCGAAGGCATCTCTCAGGAGTTCGTTGATGTCGTCGGTCTGCACCGACGCGAGGTGTTCGGGTGCGAGTGGATCGTCGACGTTGTAGAGTTCGAATCCACCTGGGCCACCGTCACACGGTTCGTTGGTGTGGGCGAGAATCGTCCCCGCGTTCATCGTTGCCACCTTGACGTCGTTCGTGCGGCTGCCCGCAACAGAAGGGATGCTGCCGACGTACTCTGGATTGTTGTTGTTGCGGACGTCGAAGACGGCGATTCCCGGTCCGACCAGGTTGTCGACCAGTTCACCGCTGCCGAAGCCGACACCCGTCCCGCAGGGGGTGTTGAACGTCCCGATGTAGGCGTAGCCCTCGTGGGCCCACACGTCGGTGGTTCCTTGGGGGAGTAGTCGCTCGCCACGACCCGCGACGGCGAGGTTCTTCGTGACTTTCGCCGAGGGACCTTCGCTGACGATCTCGCTGGAGGTTGCGACGTCGTGTTCCATCAGCGGCAGGCTGGGATCCGGCGCGCCGTGCCCGTGCAATTCCCCTACATGAACGTCATCCTCGCCGGGTTCGTCCGTGATGGCGCCATCCGGGTGTGCCGAGGCGACTCCGGTAACGCCGCCGAGGCTGAGGAGACCGAGGGACGCGAGCATCGTTCGCCGTGAGACGGTGAGTCGGGAGTCAGACGACCGTTGTCGAGTTGTAAAGTTTGGCTTCATAATCACGCCATCTGTGTCCAATGGCTCGGTAACATTTGTTGCATGACAATATAGCTTTATTTACATTAATTATGTCATATGGATATTCCCCGATTGTTCACCGACCGAGCCTCACGACTCGAACCAAGTCGGTTGGGAGTTGCTGGATCACGTCACCGAGACACCCGATGCTCTCGACGGTCGCCAATAGCTCACCGAAATCGTCCGCGAGAAGATGGATACTGGTCTCGTCGTGAAGATCGAGGCGAGTCATGGGGCCGTCGGCGAGAAGTTCGAGCACTCCCAAACGGTAGGCTGACTGGGAGCGAAACGCGACATCATCCAATGGATGGGGTGTTGATATAGTGGCGCAGTTCGTCTCTATTACGGGCTATAAGGACATTTGATTGGCAGGTCGTACACAGTTAGTATCGTTGCTCTATCTTTGTATGCGTCGAACTGATCACCGACTCAGGTTCGGATGATTTCGTCCTCGTCTTCGAATTCGACTATTCGACGTTACGAGGAGATTCGTTCTCCACCCCCTTGTAGTCAAAACCTGCCACAGGGCCTTTTCTGCATTTCGGTCAAAAAAGAGACGGTAATATTTCGGTGACAACACAGCCGCTTTGTGTCTCAGAAGCCCATAGCTCAGTAAGATGGTACACGTCAGCGTCATTGGATGCGGAAATATGGGGAGCGCCCTCGTGCGGGGTCTCTCCAAGACTGGAACCCATACGATAACAGCCTGTGACGTCGACCCGCAGGCGCTTGCCTCGGTCGAAGCGTACTGCGAAACGACGACCACCGACCTCGCAATCGCAGCCGAAGCGCCGATCGTTTTCGTCGTCGTCAAACCCGCCCTCACCGCGGATATCGTCTCCGAACTCGACCTCTCGCCAGACCAAACGCTCGTCTCTATCGCTGCAGGTGTTTCGACGTCGGTGCTCGAAGCGAAGACGGACGCCGACGTTATTCGAGTCATGCCGAACCTCGCGGCTGCGACTGGTGACATGGCAGCAGCCGTCTCCGGGGCACAACTCCCCGACGACGTGGCCGAACTTCTCAGCGACGTCGGCGTGTTCGTCGAAGTTGATGAGGCACAGATGCACATCTCGACGGCGGTCAATGGGAGCGGCCCCGCATTCGTCTTCTATCTGCTGAATGCGATGAAACAAGCGGGCGTCGACGGTGGCTTAGACCCCGCGGACGCTGAAA is a window from the Haladaptatus sp. ZSTT2 genome containing:
- a CDS encoding flavin-containing monooxygenase encodes the protein MSDGDIDHATETAQAYLEELEDAMRREDAAAAAEMFCESSYWRDLVAFTWNIKTVENPSGVEDMLEETLTHIGPSDFELSEPAEEEDGIITAWFTFETEVGRGEGVVRLKDGGAWTFLTALTELKGHEEPKGRDRPIGAEPVADPDRKTWTERREEELENLGYTEQPHTVIIGGGQGGIALGARLRQLGVPTIIVEKNDRPGDSWRNRYKGLALHDPVWYDHLPYIKFPDNWPVFSPKDKLGDWLEMYTQVMELNYWSKTEATSAQYDEETGTWEVEVNRDGEELVLRPQELVMATGMSGKPNVPDLSGEERFSGEVHHSSEHPGPDEEYEGKSVVVVGSNNSAHDICEGLWEVGADVTMVQRSSTHVVKTDSVLEHALGDLYSEQAVENGINTHRADMIFASVPYRIMHEFEKPKYDTIREIDADFYEALEDAGFMIDFGPDDSGLFMKYLRRGSGYYIDTGASQLIIDGEVAVARGQVTEFTEDAILLEDGTELPADLVVYATGYGSMNGWVAGLMDEETARQAGKVWGLGSDTPKDPGPWEGEQRNMWKPTQVEQLWFHGGNLHQSRHYSLYLALQLKARYEEIPTPVYGRQEVHHEGI
- a CDS encoding PA domain-containing protein, which codes for MKPNFTTRQRSSDSRLTVSRRTMLASLGLLSLGGVTGVASAHPDGAITDEPGEDDVHVGELHGHGAPDPSLPLMEHDVATSSEIVSEGPSAKVTKNLAVAGRGERLLPQGTTDVWAHEGYAYIGTFNTPCGTGVGFGSGELVDNLVGPGIAVFDVRNNNNPEYVGSIPSVAGSRTNDVKVATMNAGTILAHTNEPCDGGPGGFELYNVDDPLAPEHLASVQTDDINELLRDAFGFVDFGVHNTWLFTQGSKDYVAAVVESELGNFQIFDITDPTNPTLVGAWGAESLFDSSINWFTTTDFGQILQADAYLFDGFGSSQNRFLHDITISDDGTHAYLANWDAGLVLLDISDPTNPQFVSQAIDPSAGDGEVNSHQAWPTADGSVVVETEEDFDPYSLTFEIAEGPNAGEYPAAEGAITSPIANRPGGVLSGTTTYVGLACNGDPIPPAPTTNGTHIAVIQRGVCAFTEKIDNAEAAGYDGAVVFNDEARGDGLVTMGGDPVNLPGVFVGHSTGLAIFGVADDSELVVGASGVGLEIVSGFGRWGNIRIWDYANEANPVLASQFDTVCSANPGDESCDERGTYSVHNVIVEGDKVYVSWYSNGVLVLDISDPYNPVEVARYNETGPEFETENGGIQDVWGIYKVPNAPWIYASDRNGGLYVLKELGSGSGNQGRDGDDRGQS
- the proC gene encoding pyrroline-5-carboxylate reductase; this translates as MVHVSVIGCGNMGSALVRGLSKTGTHTITACDVDPQALASVEAYCETTTTDLAIAAEAPIVFVVVKPALTADIVSELDLSPDQTLVSIAAGVSTSVLEAKTDADVIRVMPNLAAATGDMAAAVSGAQLPDDVAELLSDVGVFVEVDEAQMHISTAVNGSGPAFVFYLLNAMKQAGVDGGLDPADAEILAAQTFKGAAETVLASEKSIDELIDDVCSPKGTTIEGMEVLRESTAEKAVSDAVAAAERRSVELARGTDDE